In Candidatus Zixiibacteriota bacterium, a single genomic region encodes these proteins:
- a CDS encoding FKBP-type peptidyl-prolyl cis-trans isomerase: YVILEGGDGASPERGDTVQVHYTGWLEDGTMFDSSHDRGEPIEFQIGGGRIIRGWDEGVKMMKVGGHRMLIIPPKLGYGARQVGPIPANSTLFFEVELVNIK, from the coding sequence ATATGTCATACTCGAAGGGGGCGACGGAGCCAGTCCTGAAAGGGGAGATACTGTCCAGGTGCATTACACCGGTTGGCTTGAGGATGGAACCATGTTTGACAGTTCGCATGATCGCGGTGAACCGATAGAATTTCAGATCGGCGGTGGTCGCATTATCAGGGGCTGGGATGAAGGTGTCAAAATGATGAAAGTCGGCGGTCACCGGATGCTGATAATTCCGCCCAAGCTTGGATATGGTGCGCGCCAGGTGGGACCTATCCCGGCTAATTCGACACTCTTTTTCGAAGTTGAACTTGTAAATATTAAATAG
- a CDS encoding methyltransferase domain-containing protein has protein sequence MTDYQSLKEAPFANIDYFVPWGSRPWQRFVEIGLKDYMGGNLENMDVLEIGPGNGLLSCLLASLGAKVTSLEIDPKRLLSIKTNIQKFGFSDKIEPILYDGNPDVLGDRQFDLLFSKSALIYVNDFKSYLENLDNHLKPGGRFVFIENVRGNLIFQLLRFIKRRSLSFFRRTHFFDKYNIEILREVFKIELLMHSKFPPICLICGQKK, from the coding sequence GTGACCGACTACCAATCATTGAAAGAAGCCCCCTTTGCGAATATCGACTATTTCGTACCCTGGGGAAGCCGGCCATGGCAGAGATTCGTCGAAATAGGTTTGAAAGATTATATGGGAGGAAATCTCGAAAACATGGATGTTTTGGAGATAGGCCCCGGCAATGGCTTATTGAGCTGTCTATTGGCTTCTCTGGGTGCAAAAGTCACCTCGCTTGAAATCGATCCGAAGCGTCTTCTTAGCATCAAAACAAATATACAGAAGTTTGGTTTCAGTGATAAAATTGAACCGATTTTATATGATGGAAATCCTGATGTTTTGGGTGACAGGCAATTCGACCTGCTGTTCTCGAAATCGGCTTTAATATATGTCAACGATTTCAAATCTTACCTCGAAAACCTGGATAATCATCTGAAGCCCGGTGGCAGATTTGTCTTTATTGAAAATGTCAGAGGGAACCTGATTTTTCAGCTACTCCGTTTTATTAAGAGGCGAAGCCTGTCATTTTTCCGCAGAACCCATTTTTTCGATAAGTACAATATCGAGATCTTGAGAGAGGTTTTCAAAATCGAGCTTCTGATGCATTCTAAATTCCCGCCGATCTGCCTGATCTGCGGTCAAAAAAAATAA